From Lucilia cuprina isolate Lc7/37 chromosome 4, ASM2204524v1, whole genome shotgun sequence:
aaaatatatatgttcttTAATAAATCGCCgtagaatttttgtaataattttcttaCCCTTTTCCATGGCTACCTTACAAAAATAACCATATTCTCTAGCTCTAACCGCATCACTCCATGTTATCATATCTTTACGATATTTTTCCTTCAAAGGACCATCACTTAATAGTTCCTTTAAATCGAGATTCATTTTACGTGCCCATTCTGATTTTATGGGCTCAGAAATTCTTACAATTTGACTACGTTCACCtaagctttaaaatattaacaaaatattatgatatCTTTATAAGGATATACTTCATCATCTTACCGCTTTTGTAATTTCTCTGATAAATAATCTTTGCCACATTTTCTTTTGCCGCTTATTAAAATAACTCGTTTTATATTATTGGCCATGTCTGCCGGAACTTTCACTTATTCTACCGCTCTGATGATGTATGTTTAGTCTTATGTTGTTAGTAGTTATCTAGTCTTAagctatttttgttttaaatacatcaaatttttctttaaacaaaaacaattttgttttgtattcgtataatttacatagtttttattaaaaataattatatttgcatttaaatggGGTTATATTTTCGTAtgcaaattgtaaataaataaaaaaataacaaaatctatGGTGAAAATGCATGTATGTGTAACGTgtctgtttttataaaatgacaATTGCTTTATTAGTGCTGTCAGATTTTGGAGTACTCGTGGTTACTCAAGTATGCTaaagtatttgaaatatatgtattattagggttctataaatcgactttcgaataatcgaacaatcgactttttgtcgaaaagtcgaagtcgactattttgttccaaaaaagtcgataactcgactatcgtctatgaaaaaagtcgaaaagtcgactttgtaaataaaagtcggaaagagtcaaaaaaattcgaaaaatcgaatagtcgaaaaaagtcggaaactcggaaaaagtcgaaaaaaatcggaaaaagtcgaaaatagtcggaaaaagtcgacaatagtcaaaaaaattcgaaaatagaaagaaatcgaaaaaactcaaaaaattgcaacaaatagaaaaaatataaataaaatttttttattaataataataaataataatattaaatgcaaattataaatttacgcttctggcttcggaaaaagtcgaaaatagtcggaaaaagtcgaaaagtcggaaaaagtcaaaaaaagtcgaaaagtcggaaaaagtcgactatttataaaatttaaaagtcgaaaaatcgacttttaattaaatgaaaaaagtcgaaaagtcgacgtttcataaaatgcaaaaagccgaaaagtcgacttttcgtttctgATAATGATAATCttcatttttttggttaaatctggtttaatatatgtttcgtgtttttcagttttcagtAAAGTtgcttattatcttagtttaactgagtgtaattggccaattaaactcaagttatatgTGAGAAacacacaattaacaaaaacaataaaacaatgatttcggaagaacaaaaacttaatattttaagtaaattgcaattttctgacttgttttatttattattgttttaaatgttttttttttatatttttccaaaattttccattttacaaaagtattgcttgcaaaaaacagctgttttttgtttatttttttgaaaccctaagggcgggtttcttactccttagttaaactaggcttaacttgctgttagattaaactcggaacaaatttaggcggactttaaccgatgattgtgtttttcagttttagatttaagcttagttaactttgttagtattgtcaacttttcactcaaaaacataaacaatgaacagctgttttttgcaaacaatacttttgtaaaatggaaaattttggaaaaatgttaaatacatactttaaacaataataaataaaacaaaacaattcagaaaattgcattttacttaaaatattaagtttttgttcttttgtaatcattgttttattgtttttgtaattgtgttttctcacttataacttgagtttaatcggccaattacactcagttaaactaagataataagtaactttactgattactgaaaaacacgaaacatatattaaaccaggtttaaccaaaaaatgaagattatctttatcagaaaaactcgccctaagtgtAATGCCCAATATTGGACACGCCTTATATTACTCAAATATTAACACGGATATCAGAGTCGGGATTCTAACCCTAATATTTTCACTgatgtatttaattcatttggGACGTGCCACTCCCTCTTTTTTTGTACaccaatttgttttttaatattccaattaatattaaaatgtctttgataaaatttgtggtttctaagggcgagtttttctgataaagataatattcattttttggttaaacctagtttaatatatgttttgtgtttgcGTGATCCACCCACTCTAGCTAGTCGGTATTTTTTGAACCtaaattattatatgtatatcaatATTGATGATTCTCTCTTCAGTAGTTTCCCAGgtttacgaatttttgtatttaattcatattcttTACCGCTCTTTTTGTACCTTCTTTTTTCCCTAAAGTCCATATCGATTtatactattatatagtctatagaaaaactagTCATATTCTAGTTCTAATATACTAGAGCCTAGAAAA
This genomic window contains:
- the LOC111681811 gene encoding probable phosphomevalonate kinase yields the protein MANNIKRVILISGKRKCGKDYLSEKLQKRLGERSQIVRISEPIKSEWARKMNLDLKELLSDGPLKEKYRKDMITWSDAVRAREYGYFCKVAMEKAQAEIVIVSDIRRKNDIKYFRQHYGNKILTIRLTCPELVRAERGWIYTVGIDDIESECGLDNYDSWDLVIENNNQLDGDQVIDLIINKFDF